A region from the Roseofilum reptotaenium CS-1145 genome encodes:
- the pta gene encoding phosphate acetyltransferase — MAHSLYVSTTEVASGKALVSLGVIECLSRKTSNIGFFRPIIRKPEVGDIDDDIKLILTHFRLKQSPEDAFGLYLQEATDLLSHHHLDDLLDRIIERYKQLEKKYDFVVCEGSDFKGQEAAFEFDLNVEIVKNLGCPVLIVGKASDRTPEEAINSVQLPLDVYREKECDVVGVILNLAQPDQVDTLKASLVKELDLPESLVSVIPYDRRLSSPRMRDVVEQLNAEVLYGHKRLNNLANKYVVAAMQVQHALERLKEGNLAITPGDRSDVILGVVQADQSVNYPNLAGLVLSCGIQPHRVIAKLLDGLPDPPPILCVESDTYTTASAIHDLHISLTCGDHEKIHVAIETFDRYVNLQELEERIEGVKTKGMTPKMFTYNLVQQAKAQKRHIVLPEGNDPRILQATSVLLSQGLVNITLLGSLSSIEQTLKKHNIRLDLNQVQIINPAISENFDHYAETLYECRKHKNLSLDMAKDLIMDVSYFGTLMVYSGDADGMVSGAVHTTQHTIRPALQIIKTQPECSIVSSVFLMCLEDRVLVYGDCAVNPNPTAEQLAEIALSSADTAKRFGIEPRVALLSYSSGESGKGEEVEKVRKATHLAQQKRPDLKIEGPIQYDAAVDPEVGAQKMPNSEVAGQATVLVFPDLNTGNNTYKAVQRETGAIAIGPVLQGLRKPVNDLSRGCTVTDIINTVTITAIQTQTICPLNSPSP; from the coding sequence ATGGCCCATTCTTTATACGTTAGTACAACAGAAGTCGCCAGTGGAAAAGCTCTTGTTTCCTTAGGGGTAATTGAATGCTTATCCCGGAAAACGAGCAATATTGGATTTTTTCGGCCCATCATTCGTAAACCCGAAGTGGGGGATATTGATGATGATATTAAACTGATTCTCACCCATTTTAGGCTGAAACAATCTCCAGAAGATGCCTTTGGCTTATACTTGCAGGAAGCGACCGATTTACTAAGTCATCATCATTTAGATGACCTCTTGGATCGGATTATTGAGCGCTATAAACAATTAGAAAAGAAATATGATTTTGTGGTCTGTGAAGGTTCAGATTTTAAAGGTCAAGAAGCGGCTTTTGAATTCGATCTGAATGTAGAAATTGTCAAAAACTTAGGCTGTCCAGTCTTAATTGTGGGTAAAGCCAGCGATCGCACCCCAGAAGAAGCCATTAATTCCGTACAACTGCCCCTGGATGTGTATCGGGAAAAGGAATGTGATGTGGTTGGAGTGATTCTGAACTTAGCCCAACCCGATCAGGTGGATACGCTCAAAGCTAGTTTGGTAAAAGAGTTGGATTTGCCCGAGAGCTTAGTTTCAGTCATTCCCTACGACCGTCGGCTCAGTAGTCCTCGCATGCGGGATGTTGTGGAACAACTGAATGCTGAAGTCCTATATGGACATAAACGGCTCAATAACCTAGCCAACAAGTACGTGGTAGCCGCGATGCAAGTGCAACATGCCCTTGAGCGTTTAAAGGAGGGTAATTTAGCCATAACCCCTGGCGATCGCTCGGATGTTATTCTCGGTGTTGTACAGGCCGATCAATCCGTAAATTACCCTAACTTAGCGGGTTTGGTTCTTTCCTGTGGTATTCAACCGCACCGAGTGATTGCCAAACTCCTGGATGGTTTACCCGATCCACCGCCCATTTTGTGCGTCGAAAGTGATACCTATACGACGGCTTCAGCCATTCATGATCTACATATTTCCCTCACCTGTGGCGATCACGAAAAAATCCATGTGGCGATAGAAACCTTTGATCGCTACGTTAACTTACAAGAACTAGAAGAGCGTATTGAAGGGGTAAAAACCAAGGGCATGACCCCGAAAATGTTTACCTACAACTTGGTACAACAGGCCAAAGCCCAAAAACGCCATATTGTTCTTCCGGAAGGCAACGATCCTCGGATATTGCAGGCGACGAGTGTGCTGTTATCCCAAGGTTTAGTGAATATTACCCTCTTGGGTAGCCTCTCAAGCATTGAACAAACGCTGAAAAAACATAATATTCGCCTGGATTTAAACCAAGTCCAGATTATTAATCCTGCCATTAGTGAAAACTTCGATCACTATGCCGAAACCCTCTATGAATGCCGCAAACATAAAAATCTCAGCCTTGATATGGCTAAAGACTTAATCATGGATGTCTCCTACTTTGGTACACTCATGGTCTATAGTGGAGATGCCGATGGCATGGTTTCTGGAGCTGTCCACACTACCCAACATACCATTCGTCCTGCGCTGCAAATTATCAAAACTCAACCGGAGTGTTCTATTGTTTCCTCTGTCTTTCTGATGTGTTTAGAAGACCGGGTATTAGTGTACGGAGATTGTGCCGTGAATCCGAATCCCACGGCCGAACAACTAGCAGAAATTGCCCTCTCTTCTGCTGATACTGCCAAACGATTCGGTATTGAACCCAGAGTGGCCTTACTCTCCTATTCTTCTGGAGAATCGGGTAAAGGGGAAGAAGTGGAAAAAGTGAGAAAAGCCACTCATTTAGCTCAACAAAAACGCCCTGATTTGAAAATTGAAGGGCCGATTCAATATGATGCTGCTGTCGATCCAGAGGTGGGTGCTCAAAAAATGCCCAATTCTGAGGTTGCGGGACAAGCAACTGTTTTAGTTTTCCCCGATTTAAATACCGGGAACAACACTTATAAAGCCGTCCAGCGGGAAACCGGAGCGATCGCGATCGGCCCGGTTTTGCAAGGTTTGCGTAAACCCGTCAATGACCTCAGTCGCGGCTGTACAGTTACTGACATTATCAATACCGTCACCATTACTGCCATCCAAACCCAAACCATTTGTCCTCTGAATTCCCCAAGCCCATGA
- a CDS encoding acetate kinase: MKILVLNAGSSSQKSCLYDITGDQLPAYPPHPLWEATIDWTVATDYGVMKVKANGIKQETNLSSDAKEEAISKLLQTLVSGDTQVLESLSEINAVGHRVVHGGTEYSEATRITPEVQATITQLIPLAPSHNPANLQGIEAVERVLPDVPQVAVFDTAFHSQMPPEAAVYPIPYEWFEQGVRRYGFHGTSHRYCALRTAELMEKPLESLKMITCHLGNGCSLAAVKDGISVNTTMGFTPLEGLMMGTRSGSIDPAIIFYLMRDRGFDVNSIDRMLNKESGFKGVSGLSADLRTILHAMNEKNERATLAFDLYIHRLRSAIGQMLASLGGLDVLVFTAGVGENSVDVRHRACEGFEFLGLTLDVEKNMNSPMDTDITTPDSAVRVYVIHTEEDWAIARQTWQCLR, translated from the coding sequence ATGAAAATCCTGGTTTTAAACGCGGGTTCCAGCTCCCAAAAAAGCTGTTTATATGACATTACCGGAGACCAACTCCCGGCCTATCCTCCCCATCCCCTGTGGGAAGCGACCATTGACTGGACAGTGGCCACGGACTATGGGGTAATGAAAGTCAAGGCGAATGGGATCAAGCAGGAAACCAACTTATCCAGTGATGCGAAGGAAGAGGCGATCTCTAAACTCCTGCAAACCCTGGTGAGCGGAGACACCCAAGTTTTAGAGAGCCTCTCGGAGATTAATGCTGTCGGTCATCGGGTGGTGCATGGCGGAACGGAATATTCCGAAGCTACCCGCATCACCCCAGAAGTCCAAGCCACCATTACCCAACTCATCCCCCTGGCACCATCGCACAATCCAGCCAATTTGCAGGGGATAGAAGCTGTGGAGAGGGTCTTACCCGATGTGCCCCAGGTGGCGGTATTTGACACTGCTTTTCACAGCCAGATGCCCCCAGAAGCGGCGGTATACCCTATTCCCTATGAGTGGTTTGAGCAAGGGGTGCGGCGCTATGGCTTCCATGGAACCAGTCACCGCTATTGTGCCCTACGCACGGCTGAGTTAATGGAAAAACCCCTAGAGTCGTTGAAGATGATTACCTGTCATTTGGGCAATGGCTGTTCCTTGGCTGCGGTGAAAGATGGTATTAGTGTCAATACCACCATGGGATTTACGCCTTTAGAGGGACTGATGATGGGAACCCGGAGCGGTTCGATTGATCCGGCGATCATCTTCTATCTAATGCGCGATCGCGGTTTTGATGTCAATAGCATTGACCGAATGCTGAATAAAGAATCCGGTTTTAAAGGGGTTTCCGGACTCTCTGCGGATCTGCGAACCATTCTACATGCGATGAATGAGAAGAATGAACGAGCAACATTAGCCTTCGATCTCTATATTCATCGTCTGCGGAGTGCGATCGGTCAAATGTTAGCTAGCTTGGGCGGATTAGATGTTCTGGTCTTTACCGCAGGGGTAGGCGAGAATTCAGTAGATGTGCGTCACAGAGCCTGTGAAGGCTTTGAGTTTTTGGGATTAACGTTAGATGTAGAGAAAAATATGAACTCTCCCATGGATACGGATATTACTACTCCAGATTCTGCCGTGCGTGTTTATGTCATTCATACGGAAGAAGATTGGGCGATCGCCCGTCAAACCTGGCAATGTTTGCGATAA
- the dacB gene encoding D-alanyl-D-alanine carboxypeptidase/D-alanyl-D-alanine endopeptidase, with protein sequence MFKIYLKQITITFLILFLNPLIALGQETTSKNCPSDLSNTINAVINRPIFRRSRWGILVETLSGKNRIYSQDAEYYFIPASTSKLLTTAAVLQKFRPQFRIRTSIYGDGNGNIYVVGRGDPSLTETELKKLAEQLKKRGITSINQLIADNSYFQGTAINSNWEWEDVQAGYGAPINSLILNQNSIDLILSPQGLGQPLNVTFVDPEQREKWQIENNSVTVATNEKEFVQVGRSFTQPIIRISGQLQVGSVSEPVYLAVAEPMDNFLNKFRQVLESEEIRVSRIVEKSQTTSNLSLTELAFVESPTVGELIEEVNKESNNVYAEALLRQLGARSNFAPHNDTLAKSLEEAKLILTRLGVTPNSFRLNDGSGLSRHNLVSPESLVQTLRIMANSPWADLYQNSLPIAGVSGTLSWRFRNSLAEGNVQAKTGALSGVVSLAGYLQPPDFEPLVFSIMVNQSDLKTQEVRTAIDEIVLLLTQLKYCG encoded by the coding sequence ATGTTTAAAATTTACCTCAAACAAATTACAATTACTTTCCTGATCTTATTTCTCAATCCATTAATTGCCCTGGGTCAAGAAACAACATCAAAAAATTGCCCTTCCGACCTAAGTAATACTATTAACGCTGTAATAAATCGCCCAATATTTCGTCGCTCTCGGTGGGGTATTTTAGTCGAGACCTTATCTGGAAAAAATAGAATCTACAGCCAAGATGCTGAATATTACTTTATTCCTGCTTCTACTTCCAAGCTATTAACAACCGCAGCAGTGTTACAAAAATTCAGACCTCAATTTAGGATTAGAACGTCTATTTATGGTGATGGAAACGGAAATATATATGTGGTTGGCAGAGGCGATCCTAGTTTAACCGAAACTGAACTTAAGAAATTAGCTGAACAACTCAAAAAACGGGGCATAACCAGTATAAATCAGCTTATTGCGGATAATAGTTATTTTCAGGGAACAGCCATTAATTCTAATTGGGAATGGGAAGATGTTCAAGCGGGTTATGGAGCACCCATTAATAGTTTGATTTTGAATCAAAATTCTATAGATTTAATTTTGTCTCCCCAAGGTTTAGGTCAACCTTTGAACGTAACGTTTGTCGATCCAGAGCAACGTGAAAAATGGCAAATAGAAAATAACTCTGTCACAGTTGCAACGAATGAAAAAGAATTTGTACAAGTAGGACGAAGTTTTACTCAACCCATAATTCGTATATCGGGGCAACTGCAAGTGGGTTCAGTATCGGAACCGGTTTATCTAGCAGTTGCCGAACCTATGGATAATTTTTTAAATAAATTTCGTCAGGTTTTAGAGTCAGAAGAAATTAGGGTTTCTCGAATAGTCGAAAAATCCCAAACGACCTCGAATTTAAGCTTAACTGAATTAGCTTTTGTTGAGTCTCCTACAGTGGGAGAATTGATAGAAGAAGTGAATAAAGAAAGTAACAATGTTTATGCAGAAGCGTTGTTACGTCAACTGGGTGCGAGAAGTAATTTTGCTCCTCATAATGATACGTTAGCAAAAAGCTTGGAGGAGGCAAAATTAATTTTAACTCGGTTAGGAGTTACTCCCAATAGTTTTAGGTTAAATGATGGTTCTGGATTATCTCGTCATAATTTAGTCAGTCCGGAATCTTTGGTACAAACTCTCAGAATAATGGCTAATTCTCCTTGGGCAGATCTCTATCAAAATTCTTTACCGATTGCTGGTGTAAGTGGAACTTTAAGTTGGCGTTTTAGAAATAGCTTGGCTGAGGGAAATGTACAAGCAAAAACAGGAGCATTAAGTGGAGTTGTATCTTTGGCAGGATATCTACAACCTCCCGATTTTGAACCCTTGGTTTTTAGCATTATGGTTAATCAATCTGATTTGAAAACCCAAGAGGTAAGAACTGCTATTGATGAAATTGTTTTGCTTTTGACTCAGTTGAAATATTGTGGTTAA
- a CDS encoding 2-isopropylmalate synthase: protein MQPQHDRIIIFDTTLRDGEQCPGATLNGDEKLAIAKQLARLGVDVIEAGFPFASPGDFDAVQKIAATVGTETGPTICGLARATRQDIKAAADAVKPAAKPRIHTFIATSDIHLQYKLKKSREEVLKIAPEMVAYAKSFVDDVEFSPEDAGRSDPEFLYQILEVAIAAGATTVNIPDTVGYTTPAEFGALIRGIKENVPNIDQAIISVHGHNDLGLAVANFLSAVENGARQLECTINGIGERAGNAALEELVMALHVRRQYYNPFFGRAPESTEPLTQIDTKQIYKTSRLVSNLTGMLVQPNKAIVGANAFAHESGIHQDGVLKNKLTYEIMDAESIGLSENQIVLGKHSGRHAFGNRLQELGFELSDTDLNKAFVRFKELADKKKEISDWDIEAIVNDEIQQAPDFFRLELVQVSCGDRAQPTATVTVRTPDGEELTDAAIGTGPVDAIYKAINRVINVPNKLIEFSVQSVTAGIDAIGEVTIRIQHEDRVYSGHAANTDIVVASAQAYVNALNRLSEALEKDRLHAQHETAVV, encoded by the coding sequence ATGCAACCTCAACACGACCGTATCATCATCTTTGATACCACTCTCCGCGACGGTGAACAATGTCCAGGGGCAACCCTGAATGGCGATGAAAAACTGGCGATCGCGAAACAACTGGCCCGTCTGGGAGTTGATGTGATTGAGGCCGGTTTTCCGTTTGCGAGTCCGGGGGATTTTGACGCAGTTCAGAAGATTGCCGCTACAGTGGGAACGGAAACGGGGCCAACCATTTGCGGGTTGGCTAGAGCGACTCGCCAGGATATTAAGGCCGCAGCAGATGCGGTGAAACCGGCAGCTAAACCTCGCATTCATACGTTTATTGCCACTTCCGATATCCATTTGCAATATAAGTTGAAGAAGAGCCGGGAAGAGGTGCTGAAAATTGCGCCAGAAATGGTGGCTTATGCGAAGTCGTTTGTGGATGATGTGGAGTTTTCGCCAGAGGATGCGGGACGTTCCGATCCGGAGTTTCTATATCAGATTTTGGAAGTGGCGATCGCTGCTGGGGCAACCACAGTTAACATCCCGGATACCGTTGGCTATACAACTCCAGCCGAGTTTGGAGCCTTAATTCGGGGTATTAAGGAGAATGTACCCAATATTGACCAGGCGATTATTTCGGTTCACGGTCATAATGATTTAGGTTTGGCAGTGGCAAACTTCTTGTCAGCCGTGGAAAATGGCGCTCGTCAACTCGAATGTACCATTAATGGCATTGGAGAGCGGGCAGGAAATGCGGCATTGGAAGAGTTAGTGATGGCTCTGCATGTGCGCCGTCAGTATTATAATCCCTTCTTTGGCCGCGCTCCAGAGTCCACAGAACCTTTGACCCAGATCGATACGAAGCAAATTTATAAGACTTCGCGATTGGTGTCCAATCTAACTGGAATGTTGGTGCAGCCGAATAAGGCGATTGTGGGTGCGAATGCTTTTGCCCATGAATCGGGAATTCACCAGGATGGGGTTCTGAAGAATAAGCTCACCTATGAAATTATGGATGCTGAGTCCATTGGCTTGAGTGAAAACCAGATTGTACTGGGTAAACATTCAGGCCGTCATGCCTTCGGTAACCGTCTACAAGAGTTGGGCTTTGAGTTGTCGGACACCGATTTAAATAAGGCGTTTGTGCGCTTTAAGGAGTTAGCTGATAAGAAAAAGGAGATCAGCGACTGGGATATCGAGGCGATTGTTAATGATGAGATTCAACAAGCACCAGACTTCTTCCGTTTAGAGTTGGTGCAAGTCTCCTGTGGAGATCGCGCGCAACCGACGGCAACGGTAACCGTGCGGACTCCCGACGGAGAAGAGCTAACTGATGCGGCGATCGGCACTGGACCGGTAGATGCCATTTATAAGGCGATTAATCGGGTGATTAATGTGCCGAATAAGTTGATCGAGTTCTCGGTACAGTCGGTGACAGCGGGAATTGATGCGATCGGAGAAGTCACCATCCGCATCCAACATGAAGATCGAGTATACTCGGGTCATGCGGCGAATACGGATATTGTGGTCGCGTCTGCTCAAGCTTATGTCAACGCGCTCAACCGTCTTTCGGAAGCGTTGGAAAAAGACCGCCTTCATGCACAACATGAAACCGCTGTAGTTTAA